A single region of the Nicotiana sylvestris chromosome 6, ASM39365v2, whole genome shotgun sequence genome encodes:
- the LOC104231527 gene encoding large ribosomal subunit protein mL102 (rPPR5) yields MASLCRFKPKKLSTISPRSTSFFYSSESLNNPDPSTRIPTTHNPKTPEKVEDLICRMMSTRVWTTRLQNSIRNLVPSFDHELVYNVLHNAKNSEQALQFFRWVERSGLFRHDRETHFKIIQILGRSEKLNHARCILLDMPNKGVDWDEDLWVLMIDSYGKAGIVQESVKLFQKMEELGVERTIKSYNALFNVITRRGRYMMAKRYFNKMVNEGIEPTTHTYNLLIWGFFLSSKPDTAIRFFEAMKSREISPDVVTYNTMINGYNRAKKIEEAEKYFVEMKARNIEPNVISYTTLIKGYSLVVRVDDALRLFEEMKSFGIKPNAITYSTLLPSLCEGQKMSEARMILKEMEEKYIAPKDNSVFIRLISGQCEAGDLDAAADVLKAMIRLSVPTEAGHYGVLIENFCKAGVCDRAVKLLDKLIEKEIILSSSLPMEQSAYNLIIDYLCNNGQTSKAETLFRQLMKIGIQDPVAFNNLVCGHSREGAPDSAFEILKIMGRRKVLSDGIAHKSLVESYLKKGEPADAKAALDNMLEQGHEPDSLLYRSVMESLMGDGRVQTASRVMKIMLEKGVKEHMDLISTILEALLMRGHVEEALGRIELLLHSGLSPDIDGLLSALCDKGKTAAALKLLDFGLERDCTIDFSSYDKVLDSLVAAGKTLNAYSMLCKMMEKGGVKDHKSCEELIKSLNQEGNTKQADILRRMIIGKDTTLDSKKAKKKTAIAT; encoded by the coding sequence ATGGCTTCTCTGTGTCGTTTCAAACCGAAAAAACTCTCCACTATTTCACCAAGATCAACATCCTTCTTCTACAGCTCCGAATCCCTCAACAACCCGGACCCGAGCACCCGAATTCCGACAACTCACAATCCTAAAACCCCAGAAAAAgtagaagatctcatttgcagAATGATGTCTACTCGCGTGTGGACTACACGCCTTCAGAACTCCATTAGGAATCTTGTTCCTTCATTTGACCATGAACTTGTTTACAATGTGTTACACAATGCAAAAAACTCTGAACAGGCGTTACAGTTCTTTAGATGGGTAGAAAGATCCGGTCTTTTCAGGCATGACAGAGAAACCCATTTCAAGATTATTCAGATTCTTGGTAGGTCTGAGAAGCTTAATCATGCTAGGTGTATACTTCTTGATATGCCTAATAAGGGTGTTGATTGGGATGAGGATTTATGGGTTTTGATGATTGATAGTTATGGTAAAGCTGGGATTGTTCAAGAGAGTGTCAAGTTGTTTCAGAAAATGGAAGAGTTAGGTGTTGAAAGGACCATTAAATCCTATAATGCTTTGTTTAATGTGATAACGCGTCGAGGGCGATATATGATGGCCAAGAGGTATTTCAATAAGATGGTTAATGAGGGTATTGAGCCGACTACGCACACTTATAATCTGTTGATTTGGGGTTTCTTTTTATCGTCTAAGCCGGATACTGCGATTAGGTTCTTTGAGGCTATGAAGAGTAGGGAGATTAGTCCTGATGTAGTGACTTATAATACTATGATTAATGGCTATAACCGGGCTAAGAAAATTGAAGAGGCCGAGAAGTACTTTGTGGAAATGAAGGCGAGGAATATAGAACCGAATGTGATCAGTTATACCACCCTGATAAAAGGATATAGTTTGGTTGTGCGAGTAGATGATGCATTGAGATTGTTTGAAGAGATGAAGAGTTTTGGTATTAAACCGAATGCCATTACGTACTCAACACTGTTGCCTAGTCTATGTGAGGGACAGAAAATGTCTGAAGCTAGGATGATTTTGAAGGAGATGGAAGAGAAGTATATTGCACCAAAGGATAACTCTGTATTCATAAGATTAATCTCTGGACAGTGTGAGGCAGGTGATTTGGATGCTGCAGCTGATGTTCTGAAAGCTATGATCAGGTTGAGTGTTCCCACCGAGGCTGGGCATTATGGTGTCTTAATTGAGAATTTCTGCAAGGCTGGTGTCTGCGATCGAGCTGTCAAATTGCTGGATAAGCTTATTGAGAAAGAAATCATCTTGAGTAGTAGTTTGCCTATGGAACAAAGTGCATATAATCTGATTATTGATTACCTATGCAATAATGGCCAGACAAGTAAGGCTGAAACTCTATTTAGACAGTTGATGAAAATTGGGATTCAAGATCCTGTTGCCTTTAACAATCTCGTCTGTGGGCACTCAAGAGAAGGGGCTCCTGATTCGGCCTTTGAAATTTTGAAGATTATGGGCAGGAGAAAGGTTCTTTCTGATGGTATTGCTCACAAGTCACTTGTTGAGAGCTATCTGAAGAAAGGGGAGCCTGCTGATGCTAAAGCTGCTTTGGACAATATGCTTGAACAGGGACATGAACCCGACTCATTGTTGTATAGATCAGTGATGGAGAGCCTGATGGGAGATGGAAGGGTTCAAACAGCAAGTCGAGTGATGAAGATTATGTTGGAGAAGGGAGTCAAAGAACACATGGATTTAATTTCTACTATCTTGGAAGCCCTCCTAATGAGGGGCCATGTTGAGGAGGCCCTTGGAAGAATTGAATTGTTGTTACACAGCGGTCTCTCACCTGATATTGACGGTCTCTTGTCCGCTCTATGTGACAAAGGAAAAACAGCTGCTGCTCTAAAGCTGTTAGATTTTGGTTTAGAGAGAGATTGTACCATAGACTTTTCAAGCTATGATAAGGTGCTGGATTCTCTTGTAGCTGCTGGGAAGACACTTAATGCTTATTCTATGTTGTGCAAGATGATGGAAAAAGGAGGAGTTAAAGATCACAAGAGTTGTGAGGAGTTGATTAAGAGCCTCAATCAAGAGGGAAACACAAAGCAAGCAGATATTCTAAGAAGAATGATCATCGGAAAGGATACAACTCTTGACAGCAAGAAAGCAAAGAAAAAGACAGCCATTGCTACCTGA